From Xylocopa sonorina isolate GNS202 chromosome 2, iyXylSono1_principal, whole genome shotgun sequence, a single genomic window includes:
- the Dbo gene encoding kelch-like protein diablo, translating to MVLQIDSVWGWASPPLRLQLGGSRGASGRAAAGAPSSQRMGEMVVERAPSPACLSHTSEKHPRATLTELNVLRRHRELCDVVLNVGSRKIFAHRVILSACSPYFRAMFTGELAESRQTEVTIRDIDEMAMELLIDFCYTSHIIVEEANVQTLLPAACLLQLAEIQDICCEFLKRQLDPSNCLGIRAFADTHSCRELLRIADKFTQHNFQEVMESEEFLLLPVSQLVDIISSDELNVRTEEQVFSAVMNWVKYNVTERRQHLAQVLQHVRLPLLSPKFLVGTVGSDLLVRSDDACRDLVDEAKNYLLLPQERPLMQGPRTRPRKPTRRGEVLFAVGGWCSGDAIASVERFDPNTADWKMVAPMSKRRCGVGVAVLNDLLYAVGGHDGQSYLNSIERYDPQTNQWSCDVAPTTSCRTSVGVAVLDGFLYAVGGQDGVQCLNHVERYDPKENKWSKVSPMTTRRLGVAVAVLGGYLYAIGGSDGQSPLNTVERYDPRQNKWSQVSPMSTRRKHLGCAVFNNLIYAVGGRDDCMELSSAERYNPHTNSWSPIVAMTSRRSGVGLAVVNGLLYAVGGFDGTAYLKTIEVYDSEQNQWKLCGCMNYRRLGGGVGVMRAPQTENYIW from the exons ATGGTGTTGCAGATAGACTCGGTGTGGGGTTGGGCGTCACCCCCGCTGCGCCTCCAGCTAGGGGGGTCTAGGGGCGCCTCGGGGAGAGCGGCCGCGGGCGCCCCATCCTCACAGAGGATGGGTGAAATGGTCGTGGAACGCGCACCTTCACCAGCCTGCCTCAGCCACACTTCGGAAAAACATCCTCGAGCTACGCTTACAGAACTCAATGTTCTTCGCCGTCATCGAGAACTGTGCGATGTCGTTCTCAATGTCGGCTCTAGAAAAATATTTGCGCATCGCGTTATCCTGTCGGCGTGCAGCCCGTACTTCAG AGCAATGTTTACTGGGGAGCTGGCGGAATCTCGACAAACTGAAGTGACGATCCGTGACATAGACGAAATGGCAATGGAATTATTGATAGACTTTTGTTACACTTCTCACATCATTGTCGAGGAAGCGAACGTTCAAACTCTCCTTCCAGCAGCGTGCCTTCTCCAGCTAGCAGAGATTCAAGATATATGTTGCGAGTTTCTGAAGCGCCAACTAGACCCCTCGAATTGTCTAGGTATACGAGCGTTTGCGGATACTCATTCTTGTCGTGAACTTTTACGTATCGCGGACAAGTTCACGCAGCACAACTTTCAAGAA GTAATGGAAAGCGAGGAATTTCTTTTATTACCTGTTAGCCAATTAGTAGACATTATTTCCTCGGACGAGTTAAATGTTCGTACAGAGGAGCAGGTGTTTAGCGCGGTTATGAATTGGGTCAAGTACAATGTCACAGAGAGAAGGCAACATTTGGCGCAAGTTCTTCAGCATGTACGACTACCCCTCCTTAGTCCGAAATTTTTAGTCGGGACCGTTGGGTCCGACCTTTTAGTTCGATCCGACGACGCGTGCAGGGACCTAGTGGACGAAGCGAAGAATTACTTGTTGCTTCCGCAAGAACGGCCGTTAATGCAAGGACCTAGAACACGACCTAGAAAACCAACTAGACGCGGCGAAGTTCTATTCGCCGTTGGTGGATGGTGCTCCGGTGATGCGATCGCCAGCGTAGAAAGATTCGATCCGAACACTGCAGATTGGAAGATGGTCGCACCGATGAGTAAACGAAGATGTGGTGTCGGAGTAGCCGTACTGAACGATTTGCTATACGCGGTAGGCGGTCACGACGGACAAAGCTACTTAAATAGTATCGAACGATACGACCCACAGACAAATCAGTGGTCTTGTGACGTTGCACCTACTACATCGTGTAGGACTAGCGTAGGTGTCGCGGTACTTGATGGTTTTCTTTACGCGGTAGGTGGCCAGGATGGTGTCCAATGTTTAAATCACGTCGAAAG ATACGATCCTAAAGAAAATAAATGGTCTAAAGTATCACCAATGACCACTAGAAGACTTGGTGTAGCTGTTGCTGTATTGGGCGGTTATTTGTACGCCATCGGCGGGTCTGATGGACAGTCGCCTTTAAACACAGTAGAAAGATACGATCCAAGGCAAAATAAATGGTCTCAAGTATCGCCTATGTCTACGAGACGTAAGCATCTAGGCTGTGCGgtatttaataatttaatttatgCTGTTGGAGGACGAGACGATTGCATGGAACTTTCGAGCGCAGAACGTTATAATCCCCACACTAATTCTTGGAGTCCAATAGTTGCTATGACGTCGAGAAGAAGCGGA GTGGGTTTAGCAGTAGTGAATGGTTTATTATACGCAGTGGGTGGATTTGATGGAACTGCCTATTTAAAAACAATCGAAGTATACGATTCGGAACAAAATCAATGGAAATTGTGTGGTTGTATGAATTACAGAAGACTCGGTGGAGGTGTGGGTGTAATGCGGGCTCCACAAACCGAAAACTACATTTGGTAG
- the Ndc1 gene encoding nuclear division cycle 1: protein MQTNKKGCKELLMWRMFLAVISSIAVQFLLVTCLLLITNLGTDYTSWIQNTWNTITSLRMWSYFCVLATVTFFQGVICSKSYSNTPTYMKSRFKKFCGIFTSQNVLMGTLHVIIGGLLVWLHLSVKGGRYGFLTTDCSIIYGSCLIEEHYFLFLSGFWCGLYFFLKTGIFHMKYLKFPVIFSSKLSRFKAGICTLLPSLMAECIWPSMYYLIAYYFVGSYCRSTILLLASAQLENKPLDSVYRLLNLSLIFQLWLYHLVFILTINSIHLLFELHLTEWVPLEFKQTRVFNSDESGVTLSDALSMDKVPIMQHLGYLDLVTIAQKDKGRRSILFTISQPGGHPYNWNCVIENCINHIKKFSDDLSAACLKTQEPTCSTTQSSTTVPNFSEFHKEYIYRMRNLIPEKVPVPTEQSDMKKDVDSEMFIQKFMKTKWNNFLVYLYSKPLIFYIFGEIEGSKVCHILFNAQTIIWAVDAISSLAVLSLNEDSYGIAQKDLPLIINTLLALKQALDKLQKSNIMIKKQDGDDRFIKQIFHSLRAATKRSIYRIVTSFETYIGDLALETATVEQLHSFVAYRE from the coding sequence ATGCAGACGAATAAAAAAGGTTGCAAAGAATTACTGATGTGGCGGATGTTTCTTGCTGTGATCTCCAGTATAGCCGTACAATTTCTTCTTGTCACCTGTTTACTATTAATTACAAATTTGGGTACGGATTACACGTCATGGATTCAAAATACATGGAACACGATAACCTCCCTCCGTATGTGGAGTTACTTCTGCGTCCTCGCCACCGTCACGTTCTTCCAGGGAGTTATTTGTAGCAAAAGCTACTCGAATACTCCGACCTATATGAAGAGTAGATTTAAGAAGTTTTGCGGGATATTCACGTCTCAGAATGTCTTGATGGGCACACTGCATGTAATTATCGGAGGCCTCCTAGTTTGGTTGCATTTGTCGGTGAAAGGAGGAAGATATGGATTTTTAACAACAGACTGCAGCATAATTTACGGATCTTGTTTAATAGAGGAGCATTACTTTTTATTCTTAAGTGGATTTTGGTGCGGATTATATTTCTTCTTGAAGACTGGCATCTTTCAcatgaaatatttgaaattccCTGTAATATTTTCATCGAAGCTGTCTCGATTTAAGGCAGGAATATGTACCTTGCTTCCATCGTTAATGGCTGAGTGCATATGGCCATCAATGTACTATTTAATTGCTTATTATTTTGTGGGTTCTTATTGTCGCTCTACAATATTATTACTAGCATCCGCACAATTAGAAAATAAGCCGTTggacagcgtttacagattgcTCAATTTGTCACTGATCTTCCAATTGTGGTTGTATCATTTGGTATTTATATTGACAATTAACAGTATACATTTACTGTTCGAGTTACACTTGACAGAGTGGGTTCCTTTGGAATTCAAACAAACCCGTGTATTTAACAGCGATGAATCTGGAGTAACATTATCAGACGCACTATCCATGGATAAAGTGCCGATAATGCAACATCTGGGTTATTTGGACCTAGTTACGATAGCACAGAAAGACAAAGGAAGAAGAAGCATATTATTTACAATCAGTCAGCCCGGTGGTCATCCTTATAATTGGAACTGTGTCATAGAAAATTGTATTAATCACATAAAAAAATTTTCCGATGATCTTAGCGCAGCGTGCCTTAAAACTCAAGAGCCAACATGTTCGACTACTCAGAGTTCAACAACCGTGCCGAATTTCAGTGAAtttcacaaagaatacatataTCGAATGCGCAATTTAATACCAGAAAAAGTGCCCGTACCTACCGAGCAAAGCGACATGAAAAAAGACGTCGACAGTGAAATGTTCATTCAGAAATTCATGAAAACTAAATGGAACAATTTTCTCGTGTATTTATATTCTAAACCACTGATCTTTTATATTTTCGGCGAAATAGAAGGTAGTAAAGTGTGTCACATCTTGTTTAATGCACAGACAATAATTTGGGCTGTAGATGCAATTTCGTCTTTGGCTGTATTATCGTTGAACGAAGATTCTTACGGAATCGCGCAAAAAGATCTACCGCTTATAATCAATACTTTACTTGCATTGAAACAAGCTCTTGATAAGCTGCAAAAATCAAATATTATGATAAAGAAACAAGACGGAGATGATAGATTTATTAAACAAATATTTCATTCTTTGCGTGCGGCAACAAAACGAAGTATTTACAGAATAGTTACGAGTTTCGAGACGTATATCGGTGATTTGGCATTGGAAACAGCAACAGTGGAACAGCTACATAGCTTCGTTGCATATAGagaataa
- the LOC143432960 gene encoding WD repeat-containing protein 36, which produces MVHSKIFLKNRALGYVSNHIPLVTRYIQRRKENLIVTCVGNAFHTYGCSHFTLLTVSGTHPGDITALAGDTYHIYTACGNEIYAWRRGTELKMTYKGHEYTVHTLLPFGIYLISVDENSNVKMWDIKSQELITELNFNNKLFKITTLIHPNTYINKVLFGSEQGQLQLWNLNVLKMIHTFNGWNAPITALEQAPAIDVVAIGLSDGRIILHNLKFDETLFELVQDWGSVISISFRTDEYPIMATGSMSGHIVFWNLEQRKVESQLLQAHFGAVTGLKYLPNEPLLVSSSPDNSLKLWIFDLADGAGRLLRIREAHSEPPTLVRFYGNEGINILTAGSDSSLRIFSTVTEIFNRSLGRASFNRKAAKKRGRAAVDPLLMPPITEIAAETTREKEWDNIVAVHSGLATVTTWSFDKAKMGEHKLKPEKFKHNPNVTATSVCLSKCGNFVVIGYNTGHVEKFNIQSGIHRASYGTDKGAHQGPVKGLMVDILNQTLITAGRDAIIKFWTFKPRKGETEPVAKMILDEPIEWLRYQTESSLVAVALEDFTIILIDFDTRKIVRHFEGHEAQLTDACFSPDSRWLVTASMDCTIRTWDIPSSNLVDIFQVPEACTSLHFSPTGEFLVTAHVCNLGIYLWSNRTLYSHVSLKAINKDDPIPMIGLPGAIIEANDSRDDELIEPEPHYISPEQLHDDLITMSGLAHSRWQNLLNIDIVRKRNKPKEPPKAPENAPFFLPTIPSLELKFDFSDVQSTESSKKLITHPEFQNLTLFSKSLLSVQNDEFKEIIEKLKCMSPSSIDFEIQSLTADQRTSDTLLLKFMKMIHYMMEKKTDFELAQAYLAVFLKCHGTAIVETESLTNYLKTLQEIQSKAWFLLRDKLFYNLSVVQALKKM; this is translated from the exons ATGGTTCACAGTAAGATATTTTTAAAGAATCGTGCACTAGGTTATGTCAGCAATCATATTCCGCTAGTAACAAGATATATTCAAAGGCGGAAGGAAAATCTTATAGTAACATGCGTGGGTAATGCGTTTCACACGTACGGCTGTTCGCATTTCACCCTTCTTACCGTGTCAGGAACGCATCCAGGCGACATCACAGCTCTCGCTGGTGACACTTATCACATTTACACAGCATGTGGAAACGAGATATATGCTTGGCGAAGAGGAACAGAGTTAAAGATGACTTACAAAGGTCACGAGTACACGGTACACACTCTGTTACCTTTCGGTATATACTTgatatccgttgatgaaaacagCAATGTCAAAATGTGGGATATCAAGTCGCAGGAGTTAATAACGGAGCTCAATTTTAACAATAAGCTGTTTAAAATAACCACGTTGATTCACCCCAATACTTACATAAACAAAGTATTATTTGGAAGCGAACAGGGTCAATTGCAACTGTGGAATTTGAATGTTCTGAAAATGATTCATACGTTTAATGGTTGGAATGCGCCAATAACTGCGCTCGAGCAAGCGCCTGCGATAGATGTTGTAGCTATAGGTCTAAGCGATGGACGAATTATATTACATAATTTGAAGTTTGACGAAACTCTTTTCGAATTGGTACAAGACTGGGGTAGCGTAATATCGATTAGCTTCAGAACAGATGAATATCCGATTATGGCTACAGGAAGTATGTCCGGTCACATTGTATTCTGGAACTTGGAACAGCGAAAAGTAGAAAGTCAACTTCTTCAAGCCCATTTCGGAGCTGTGACTGGTTTAAAATATTTACCTAACGAACCATTACTAGTATCGTCTTCTCCTGACAATTCGTTAAAATTATGGATATTTGACTTGGCCGATGGGGCTGGCAGACTTTTGAGGATCAGAGAGGCTCACTCGGAACCTCCTACTCTTGTTCGTTTTTATGGAAACGAGGGTATCAACATATTAACAGCTGGAAGTGATTCATCGTTAAGGATATTCTCTACAGTTACCGAAATATTCAACAGAAGTTTGGGAAGAGCATCATTCAACAGAAAAGCTGCTAAGAAAAGGGGAAGAGCCGCTGTAGATCCATTATTGATGCCACCAATTACTGAAATCGCGGCGGAAACAACAAGAGAGAAAGAATGGGACAATATTGTTGCTGTACATTCCGGTTTGGCTACAGTTACTACATGGTCTTTTGACAAGGCGAAAATGGGAGAGCACAAGTTAAAGCCAGAAAAATTTAAGCACAATCCTAACGTTACAGCAACTAGCGTATGTTTATCGAAATGTGGAAATTTTGTTGTTATTGGATATAACACAGGTCATGTAGAAAAATTTAATATACAATCAGGGATTCACAGAGCTAGTTATGGTACTGATAAAGGAGCTCATCAAGGTCCTGTAAAAGGTCTAATGGTAGATATTTTAAATCAAACTTTAATTACTGCTGGAAGAGATGCAATTATCAAATTTTGGACTTTTAAACCAAGGAAag GAGAAACAGAGCCAGTGGCAAAGATGATACTGGATGAGCCAATTGAATGGTTGAGATATCAGACTGAAAGTTCCCTTGTAGCTGTAGCATTGGAAGATTTTACTATTATATTAATAGATTTTGATACTAGAAAAATCGTTCGACACTTTGAGGGACACGAAGCACAACTAACAGATGCATGCTTCAGTCCTGATTCTAGGTGGCTAGTAACTGCATCTATGGATTGTACAATTCGTACATGGGATATACCCTCTTCAAATTTAGTGGATATCTTTCAG GTTCCAGAAGCGTGTACGTCTTTGCATTTCTCTCCGACTGGAGAATTCCTTGTCACGGCACACGTGTGTAACTTAGGGATATATCTATGGTCAAATCGCACACTTTACTCTCATGTTTCTCTAAAAGCAATAAACAAAGACGATCCGATCCCAATGATTGGCCTTCCTGGTGCAATAATAGAAGCTAATGACTCTAGAGATGACGAACTCATTGAACCAGAACCGCATTACATTTCTCCAGAGCAACTACATGACGATCTTATTACGATGTCTGGATTAGCTCACTCGAGGTGGCAAAATCTGTTAAACATAGATATTGTAAGAAAACGAAACAAACCAAAAGAACCACCGAAAGCTCCTGAAAATGCACCATTTTTCTTGCCGACAATTCCGTCGttagaattgaaattcgattTCTCGGATGTTCAAAGCACAGAGTCGAGCAAAAAGCTGATCACGCACCCCGAGTTCCAGAATCTCACTCTGTTTAGCAAATCATTATTATCTGTGCAGAATGATGAATTCAAAGAGATTATTGAAAAGTTAAAATGTATGAGTCCGAGTTCTATCGATTTTGAGATTCAGTCACTTACAGCGGACCAAAGAACATCGGACACTTTGTTGCTTAAATTTATGAAAATGATACACTACATGATGGAAAAGAAAACTGATTTCGAATTGGCACAAGCTTATTTAGCCGTATTTTTAAAATGTCATGGAACGGCAATAGTAGAAACGGAATCGTTAACAAATTATTTAAAGACATTACAAGAAATACAATCGAAAGCTTGGTTTTTGTTGAGAGATAAGTTATTTTATAATCTTAGTGTTGTACAAGCTTTGAAAAAAATGTAA
- the LOC143433006 gene encoding nuclear receptor subfamily 2 group E member 1, which translates to MLDFDQSRRMGTGDRLLDIPCLVCGDRSSGKHYGIYSCDGCSGFFKRSIHSNRRYICKVQGAMKGRCPIDKTHRNQCRACRLAKCFEANMNRDAVQHERGPRKPKQHQQQSSIAPPLHSDRLRAGLGSPYVLLQQRKFRCDQRFSPYPRPVALVQKPPEDSSSSPAPLALPHSPSATTFYSASSSVALTPQPPLLQILMSAEQCQELVWNAPLQSETEYSLEQTETSHTSTGTLPNANPTRELLQETTARLLFMAVRWVCCLPLFQSLSKNDQLLLLEGSWTQLFLLHLAQWSVSWNITGLLEDEQVRARLPDEATTSQQLNTIQDTICRFRQLSPDMSEWGCMKAVALFTPETEGLHASESIKMLQDQAQCILGDYTKSRYQRQPGRSGTLMHVVGRLTSVFPKLVERLFFHETIGEIPISRLLVDMYQMKGHTN; encoded by the exons GGGACAGATTACTTGATATACCGTGTCTGGTATGCGGTGACCGTAGCTCTGGAAAACACTACGGCATCTACAGTTGCGACG GCTGTTCGGGATTCTTCAAGAGGAGCATCCATAGCAATCGCAGGTACATCTGCAAGGTCCAGGGTGCCATGAAAGGGCGCTGCCCCATCGACAAGACGCACAGGAACCAGTGCCGCGCGTGTCGGCTCGCCAAGTGTTTCGAGGCCAACATGAACAGGGACG CGGTGCAACACGAGCGAGGTCCAAGGAAACCAAAGCAACATCAACAACAGTCATCGATCGCGCCACCTTTACACAGCGATCGATTAAGGGCTGGTCTTGGTTCCCCTTACGTGCTCCTCCAGCAAAG AAAGTTCAGGTGCGACCAAAGGTTCTCGCCCTATCCACGACCAGTGGCACTGGTACAGAAACCACCAGAGGACTCCTCTTCGTCCCCAGCGCCGTTGGCTCTGCCCCATTCTCCATCAGCTACGACCTTCTACTCGGCGTCCTCGAGCGTCGCCCTAACGCCACAACCACCCCTTCTCCAGATACTAATGTCCGCGGAGCAATGCCAG GAACTCGTATGGAATGCGCCGTTGCAATCGGAAACGGAATACTCTCTGGAACAAACGGAAACTAGTCACACTTCCACGGGGACTCTGCCAAATGCCAATCCGACGCGAGAGCTATTACAG GAAACTACAGCCCGTTTACTGTTCATGGCTGTAAGATGGGTTTGCTGTCTACCACTGTTCCAGTCTCTTTCAAAGAACGATCAGTTACTGTTACTCGAGGGATCCTGGACGCAGCTTTTCCTCCTTCATCTAGCACAGTGGTCCGTGTCTTGGAACATTACTGGCTTATTGGAGGACGAGCAAGTGAGGGCAAGATTACCGGACGAGGCTACAACGAGTCAACAATTAAATACAATCCAA GATACGATATGCCGTTTTAGACAACTCTCACCAGACATGAGCGAATGGGGATGTATGAAAGCGGTAGCGCTGTTCACTCCAG AAACAGAGGGGCTTCACGCCAGCGAGTCGATCAAAATGTTGCAAGATCAGGCTCAATGCATCCTGGGTGATTACACGAAGTCGCGTTATCAACGGCAACCGGGCAGAAGCGGGACGTTGATGCACGTGGTCGGTCGTTTGACGTCCGTCTTCCCGAAATTGGTCGAGCGTCTGTTCTTCCACGAAACCATAGGCGAAATTCCCATTTCTCGTTTGCTGGTCGACATGTACCAAATGAAAGGGCACACCAACTGA